The following proteins are encoded in a genomic region of Syntrophorhabdus sp.:
- a CDS encoding 4Fe-4S binding protein: MPRSRAGEESFMVTTYRWFLSLSGRQKVILLLTVIACVAMISPALLMDTASQEDGREHFTVDMPIRRIAPRLGVTGKALARELDLPLSVPKDTPLRQLGVTQERLSHATVHLLSHGDRTGKYWIFLALALAGFVYLNVLGRPDGTGNEQRNVRYPRFPCIAVLTISVLAAGFCLGKSPNPMESIVKVFKSMVGLYPDPALKVAAFLFFAALAVVGNKIICGWACPFGALQELIYSIPLFRRAKRWRAPFALTNTVRILFFLLTLLFLFGVVGGRKGFVLYHYINPFNLFNMDIEGAGVLMAVIPTLAGSFFMYRPFCQLACPFGLVSWICERVSVTRVRIDRDLCTRCGACARACPLPAAADRVQGRKMPADCFSCGRCLNVCPEDAIRYGSVFNRS; this comes from the coding sequence CTCACGAGCAGGCGAGGAATCGTTTATGGTCACCACGTACCGCTGGTTCTTGTCGTTGTCCGGCAGGCAGAAGGTCATCCTGCTTTTGACCGTGATCGCCTGTGTGGCCATGATCTCCCCCGCTCTCCTGATGGACACGGCATCGCAGGAGGACGGCAGGGAGCACTTCACGGTCGATATGCCCATACGCCGGATCGCCCCCCGTCTGGGTGTCACGGGGAAAGCGCTTGCGCGCGAGCTCGACCTCCCCTTGAGTGTTCCCAAGGACACGCCTCTCCGGCAGCTGGGGGTAACGCAGGAGCGGCTCTCGCACGCAACGGTACACCTTCTTTCCCACGGGGACAGGACGGGAAAATACTGGATCTTCCTTGCCCTGGCGCTGGCCGGGTTTGTTTACCTCAATGTGCTCGGACGGCCGGACGGGACCGGGAATGAACAGAGGAACGTCCGGTATCCCCGGTTTCCCTGCATCGCCGTTCTGACGATCTCTGTTCTCGCGGCCGGTTTCTGCCTCGGGAAGTCGCCCAATCCGATGGAGAGCATCGTGAAGGTGTTCAAGTCCATGGTGGGCCTCTATCCCGATCCGGCGCTGAAGGTGGCGGCCTTCCTGTTCTTTGCGGCCCTCGCCGTTGTCGGCAACAAGATCATCTGCGGTTGGGCCTGTCCTTTCGGGGCCCTGCAGGAGCTGATATACAGCATCCCGTTGTTCCGGAGAGCAAAGAGATGGAGGGCCCCCTTTGCGCTGACCAACACGGTCCGGATACTTTTCTTTCTGCTCACACTGCTTTTCCTCTTCGGTGTCGTCGGGGGACGGAAGGGGTTCGTCCTTTACCACTATATCAACCCCTTCAATCTTTTCAATATGGATATCGAGGGCGCAGGCGTCCTGATGGCGGTCATTCCTACCCTCGCCGGTTCGTTCTTCATGTACCGTCCCTTCTGTCAGCTCGCATGTCCTTTCGGTCTTGTCTCGTGGATATGTGAGCGCGTGAGCGTAACGCGCGTGAGGATCGACAGGGATCTGTGCACCCGGTGCGGGGCCTGCGCGAGGGCATGTCCTCTCCCCGCCGCGGCAGACCGGGTGCAAGGCAGGAAGATGCCGGCGGATTGCTTCAGTTGCGGACGCTGCCTCAATGTATGCCCCGAGGATGCCATACGGTATGGGTCCGTATTCAACAGATCATAA
- a CDS encoding tetrapyrrole methylase: MFACSGKTAGGRLYLVSVGTGDADNITVKAMNIIKNSAVIICGEGMKKTFPDLLEGKEIHGMGIGVHQTFMGKRGSPEKATKEVERISGIIRKAVREGKTVSILEHGDPTIYGPQMWFMEVFEDLNPEIIPGISCFNAANAALKKGVTWGVKTRSVILTNGADIEKLAESGNAMVFFTMRTSVPEIVRKLRPYYPPETPVAIVANAGFKDKEKVTLGTLASIEEKTAGEKLDLYLVYVGDFLTKRYGIDVRKKVSGSAE, encoded by the coding sequence GTGTTTGCCTGCTCCGGGAAGACTGCCGGGGGCCGGCTCTATCTCGTGAGCGTCGGCACCGGTGATGCGGACAATATCACCGTGAAGGCCATGAACATCATCAAGAACTCCGCCGTCATCATTTGTGGAGAGGGAATGAAGAAGACCTTTCCCGATCTTCTCGAGGGGAAGGAGATCCATGGCATGGGCATTGGGGTCCACCAGACCTTCATGGGGAAGCGGGGCAGCCCGGAGAAGGCGACGAAGGAGGTGGAGCGGATCTCCGGCATCATCCGCAAAGCGGTCAGGGAAGGGAAAACGGTGTCGATCCTGGAGCATGGAGACCCGACAATATATGGACCGCAAATGTGGTTCATGGAGGTCTTTGAGGACTTGAACCCTGAGATCATACCGGGTATCAGTTGCTTCAACGCGGCCAACGCCGCCTTGAAGAAGGGGGTGACCTGGGGGGTGAAGACCCGTTCGGTCATACTCACCAATGGCGCCGACATCGAAAAGCTGGCGGAAAGCGGGAATGCCATGGTGTTCTTCACCATGCGCACCAGCGTTCCGGAGATCGTGCGGAAACTGAGACCCTACTATCCCCCGGAAACGCCCGTCGCCATAGTCGCGAATGCCGGCTTCAAGGACAAGGAGAAGGTGACCCTGGGAACCCTCGCCTCGATCGAGGAAAAGACAGCAGGAGAAAAACTTGACCTGTACCTCGTTTATGTCGGTGACTTCCTTACCAAAAGATACGGGATCGACGTCAGGAAAAAGGTCTCCGGGAGCGCGGAATAG
- a CDS encoding amino acid permease, protein MSFQRKLNLFDAIMLVVGNMVGAGIFTTAGFLAGELTNPWLFTGIWVVGGFLTLCGALTYAELAGMFPRSGGDYLFLKAAYGSWAGFLLGWVCFWIINPGSVAVLAIAFAKYLTGFCGYSGTAAEKLIALAVVMLFSAINYRGVRLSGTTQNLWTMGSLAILAVFIVGGFASGRGDWGNFSAGMATAIPGSSFLGPAMIAVIFSYSGWFVTAYIGDEVKRPERNLPLSLILGTAMVTALYVAINTVYLYAMPVESLKGVVNVGQVVGERLLSKGFVRGLTLAIMLAVAASINATILAGARLSYAIARDGHFHRHLERLHARFGTPHAGLIVQAALACLYVVADTFENLLGAVVFIMLLSSTGSGLAHVVLRRKKPSIERPYRTWGYPLVPLLFVAVYFSIAIQIFLSSPVRSLAGIAITASGIPFYLYSLRRGDVRAVGALFPSEPGESKELKRRIEE, encoded by the coding sequence TTGTCGTTTCAGAGAAAACTGAACCTTTTTGACGCCATCATGCTCGTGGTGGGCAACATGGTGGGTGCGGGCATATTCACCACGGCGGGGTTTCTCGCCGGGGAGCTGACCAACCCATGGCTCTTCACGGGCATATGGGTGGTCGGCGGGTTTCTCACGCTCTGCGGCGCCCTCACCTACGCGGAGCTGGCGGGCATGTTCCCCCGCTCGGGCGGGGATTATCTCTTTTTGAAGGCAGCGTACGGTTCGTGGGCAGGTTTCCTCCTGGGCTGGGTATGTTTTTGGATAATAAATCCCGGGTCCGTTGCCGTTCTGGCGATCGCTTTTGCCAAATATCTGACCGGCTTCTGTGGCTATTCAGGCACTGCAGCTGAAAAACTGATTGCCCTGGCCGTCGTCATGCTCTTTTCCGCCATAAATTACAGGGGCGTCCGGCTGAGTGGCACCACCCAGAACCTCTGGACGATGGGGAGCCTCGCCATACTGGCGGTTTTCATAGTCGGGGGGTTTGCGTCGGGAAGGGGTGACTGGGGCAATTTCTCCGCAGGCATGGCAACGGCGATACCCGGATCGAGCTTTCTCGGCCCTGCCATGATCGCGGTGATCTTCTCCTACAGCGGGTGGTTTGTCACGGCGTATATAGGGGACGAAGTGAAGCGCCCGGAACGCAACCTTCCCCTGTCCCTCATCCTGGGGACGGCCATGGTCACCGCGCTGTATGTGGCGATCAACACGGTCTATCTTTACGCAATGCCCGTCGAGAGCCTCAAGGGGGTTGTCAACGTGGGACAGGTGGTGGGGGAACGTCTCCTGAGCAAAGGGTTTGTGAGGGGCCTTACCCTGGCGATCATGCTGGCGGTCGCCGCGAGCATAAACGCCACCATCCTTGCCGGCGCGCGCCTCTCTTACGCGATCGCCAGGGACGGCCACTTCCATCGCCACTTGGAAAGGCTTCACGCCCGGTTCGGCACTCCTCACGCGGGCCTAATTGTCCAGGCGGCATTGGCCTGCCTTTACGTTGTGGCTGATACCTTCGAAAACCTGCTCGGCGCCGTTGTCTTCATCATGCTCCTTTCCTCCACAGGATCGGGTCTGGCGCATGTGGTCCTGCGCCGGAAGAAGCCTTCCATCGAAAGACCTTACAGGACATGGGGGTATCCTCTTGTCCCGCTCCTCTTCGTGGCCGTCTACTTCTCGATCGCCATCCAGATCTTCCTGTCCAGTCCCGTCCGGTCCCTTGCCGGTATCGCGATCACGGCGTCGGGCATACCCTTTTATCTTTACTCTCTTCGCAGGGGAGACGTGCGGGCCGTCGGTGCCCTGTTTCCTTCCGAGCCGGGAGAAAGCAAGGAACTGAAAAGGCGGATCGAAGAGTGA
- a CDS encoding Crp/Fnr family transcriptional regulator: MEGREGAPDSPYLTDNLKDYPVELNLLYENSTKRSCAAGEMIYIQSEASRPEFYLIEEGRVKIALLSKDGSERTVIIQERNTLFGYAAAFDGHPHFHTATALEPTELRVVPIATFLALNDRHPRLSAVIIAAFARVTRMLILQIENDSFMDARRRVAHMLCKLASEVGQTTPRGILIAKKVTQEDLGNLTGLSRVSVSLALNHFEEQDLLRKKRNMIEIFNVEKLRTVAGLS, translated from the coding sequence ATGGAGGGGAGAGAAGGCGCTCCGGATTCACCTTACCTGACCGACAACCTGAAGGATTACCCGGTGGAGCTCAACCTGCTCTACGAAAACTCGACGAAACGGTCCTGCGCCGCCGGGGAGATGATCTATATCCAGAGTGAGGCGAGTAGACCCGAGTTCTATCTCATTGAAGAGGGCAGGGTCAAGATAGCGCTCCTCAGCAAAGACGGGTCCGAAAGGACCGTCATCATCCAGGAGCGGAACACCCTCTTCGGCTATGCCGCCGCTTTTGACGGCCATCCCCATTTCCACACGGCGACCGCGCTGGAGCCGACGGAGCTGCGCGTGGTCCCCATCGCCACCTTTCTTGCCCTCAACGACAGGCATCCGAGGTTGTCCGCCGTCATCATCGCCGCCTTTGCCAGGGTGACGAGGATGCTGATACTCCAGATAGAGAACGACTCCTTCATGGACGCCCGCCGGCGGGTCGCTCACATGCTCTGCAAGCTCGCTTCGGAGGTGGGCCAGACAACACCGAGGGGCATCCTCATCGCGAAGAAGGTGACCCAGGAGGATTTAGGCAACCTGACGGGCCTCTCGCGTGTTTCGGTCTCCCTCGCCCTCAACCACTTCGAGGAACAGGACCTCCTCAGAAAGAAGAGGAACATGATCGAGATCTTCAACGTGGAGAAACTGCGGACCGTGGCGGGACTATCGTGA
- a CDS encoding amino acid permease — MNDKTSSRNLRPTKFGTFGGVFTPSLLTILGVIMFLRFSTVVGYAGLWNALMILGGGTAISLITGLSIASVATNMRVRGGGAYYLISRSLGAEFGGVIAIFFFIAQAIAVTLYIVGFTEAILSFLPGTALSPGTIGTITNIAVFLCVYIGAGWTIRVQYVILAVLFLSVLSFFIGAGATFSPQILRANLDPQWAGDHSLFTVFALFFPAVTGIMAGVNMSGDLNDPGRSIPRGTLAAIGVSTLIYAVMTVLLAGGVQRAELLGPGFVVKDHAFSPVLIYAGVISATLSSALGSMMGAPRILQALARDDIFRGLRWFARGSGPSAEPRRAIIITAVIAQIGILAGDLDTVAPVITMFFLMTYATVNLACFFEGRSNNPSFRPTFRFNHWSVALLGALGCFGVMFLINTIWASVALILGGIFFFLIARAEVKVKWGDLYSGLAYQAARRALLRLERERYHPKNWRPSILALSGGAHNRLHLAQYARWCTANSGIVSIAQLIRGNLSDLVDHRREAETILRRFILKERIPAFPVVIVEENIHAAIKALLQCQGIGGMRPNTVLLGMSRDPEKADVFYETINTVKEMGRSLIIVASHLGQEIVDVPEGAINIWWDSSGNVELMLLLAFMMTRNREWSDHTIRIIRPVSPKADLDNITREMREMLSRARIDAEIVIVPTQDPLDGVRKNMQSSAVLFVGFDPAMVNTGERGLARTQAILDLPGDTVFVYNAGDVSIEA; from the coding sequence ATGAACGACAAAACGAGTTCCCGAAATTTACGACCGACGAAATTCGGCACCTTCGGAGGCGTCTTCACGCCCAGTCTTCTGACCATCCTGGGCGTGATCATGTTCCTGCGCTTTTCCACCGTCGTCGGTTACGCGGGATTGTGGAACGCCCTTATGATACTCGGGGGCGGAACGGCTATCTCGCTCATTACAGGCTTATCCATCGCTAGCGTTGCCACGAACATGCGCGTCAGGGGAGGCGGCGCGTACTATCTCATCAGCCGCAGCCTGGGCGCGGAGTTCGGCGGAGTCATCGCAATCTTCTTCTTCATCGCCCAGGCCATAGCAGTGACCCTCTACATCGTTGGTTTCACCGAGGCCATCCTGTCCTTTCTGCCGGGCACGGCACTCTCCCCCGGCACGATCGGCACGATCACGAACATCGCCGTCTTCCTCTGCGTCTACATCGGTGCCGGATGGACCATTCGCGTCCAGTACGTCATCCTTGCGGTTCTCTTCCTCTCAGTTTTGTCTTTCTTCATAGGGGCGGGGGCCACTTTCTCGCCCCAGATCCTTCGCGCCAACCTCGATCCGCAATGGGCAGGAGACCATTCCCTGTTCACCGTCTTCGCCCTCTTCTTCCCGGCCGTCACCGGTATCATGGCCGGGGTCAACATGTCCGGCGACCTTAACGACCCTGGCCGGTCGATACCGAGAGGCACCCTCGCCGCCATCGGCGTCTCAACGCTTATCTATGCCGTCATGACGGTCCTCCTTGCCGGCGGTGTCCAGCGCGCCGAATTGCTCGGTCCGGGATTCGTGGTAAAAGACCATGCCTTTTCTCCCGTCCTCATCTACGCCGGTGTGATCTCTGCCACGCTGTCCTCGGCCCTCGGCAGCATGATGGGGGCACCGCGCATCCTGCAGGCGCTGGCCCGTGACGACATTTTCCGAGGCCTGCGCTGGTTCGCACGAGGAAGCGGACCCTCCGCCGAACCCCGGCGAGCCATCATCATCACCGCCGTTATTGCCCAGATCGGCATCCTCGCCGGCGACCTCGACACCGTTGCCCCCGTCATCACGATGTTCTTCCTCATGACCTATGCCACCGTGAACCTGGCGTGTTTTTTCGAAGGCCGGTCCAACAACCCCAGCTTCCGACCCACTTTCCGCTTCAACCACTGGTCCGTGGCACTTCTCGGGGCCCTGGGGTGCTTCGGTGTCATGTTCCTGATCAATACCATTTGGGCCTCCGTCGCCCTGATCCTGGGCGGGATCTTCTTTTTTCTCATAGCCCGCGCGGAGGTCAAGGTCAAATGGGGCGACCTGTACAGCGGCCTTGCCTACCAGGCCGCCCGCAGGGCACTTCTGCGCCTGGAGCGGGAACGCTACCATCCGAAGAACTGGCGCCCCTCCATACTCGCCTTGAGCGGCGGGGCCCATAACCGCCTTCACCTCGCCCAGTACGCCCGCTGGTGCACCGCCAACAGCGGGATCGTCTCCATCGCCCAACTTATCCGCGGCAACCTCAGCGATCTTGTCGACCATCGACGCGAAGCTGAGACCATCCTCCGCAGGTTCATCCTCAAGGAACGCATTCCCGCCTTCCCCGTCGTCATCGTGGAGGAAAACATCCACGCCGCTATCAAGGCCCTTCTTCAATGCCAGGGGATCGGTGGCATGCGGCCGAACACCGTCTTGCTCGGGATGAGCCGGGACCCCGAAAAGGCCGATGTCTTTTACGAGACGATCAACACCGTGAAGGAGATGGGCCGCAGCCTCATTATCGTGGCAAGCCACCTGGGGCAGGAGATCGTCGACGTCCCCGAGGGTGCCATCAACATATGGTGGGACTCTTCCGGGAACGTCGAACTGATGCTTCTTCTCGCCTTCATGATGACGAGGAACCGCGAGTGGTCGGATCATACCATCCGCATCATCCGCCCCGTATCGCCGAAAGCCGACCTGGACAACATCACAAGAGAAATGCGCGAGATGCTCTCACGCGCCAGGATCGACGCGGAGATCGTGATCGTACCGACCCAGGACCCGCTGGACGGGGTAAGAAAGAACATGCAGTCCTCCGCGGTCCTTTTCGTCGGCTTCGACCCCGCAATGGTAAACACCGGAGAGAGAGGTCTTGCCCGCACCCAGGCCATACTCGACCTGCCCGGTGATACTGTCTTCGTCTACAACGCCGGCGATGTCTCGATCGAGGCCTGA
- the glgX gene encoding glycogen debranching protein GlgX, whose translation MDRSDSTCFPLGPTVYGNGVNFSVFSRNADAVELLLFDHVDDAIPARVIRLDRGEDRTYHYWHVFVPGLRPGQIYGWRVHGPFAPEKGQRFDAAKVLLDPYGKAVAVPHGYSRMAASQPGDNTATAMKSVVADLDDYDWEGDGLLTRPFATTVIYEAHVAGLTKNPNSGVTPEKRGTYAGLIEKIPYLVDLGITAIELMPVFQFDEQDAPPGRTNYWGYAPVSFFAPHSRYSSRKDHLGPLGEFRDMVKALHRAGIEVILDVVYNHTTEGDHTGPTVSFRGFGNDIYYVLDNDRARFANYTGTGNTLNANQPIVRRMIIDSLHFWVEKMHVDGFRFDLASILSRDESGRPMENPPVLWDIESDPVLAGVKLIAEAWDAAGLYQVGRFVGDNWKEWNGKFRDDVRAFMRGEDGTVTRLAQRLMGSPDIYGAREREPEQSVNFVTCHDGFTLNDLVSYNRKHNEVNGEDNKDGTDYNLSWNCGVEGPTDDPAIEALRNRQVRNFMTITLTSVGTPMLSMGDEVRLTRYGNNNAYCQDNETNWFDWSMLARHGDMHRFTKSLIGLRLSRRYQKGERSMTLNEMLHHARMSWHGVRLGEPDWADHSHSLAVALEVEEGLVFHVMLSSYWEPLEFELPPAGEARGPWHRLIDTSLESPDDFCPWDRAPLIAGETYRLQPYSVAILFAYGKEEG comes from the coding sequence ATGGACCGTTCCGACAGCACCTGTTTCCCCCTCGGCCCCACCGTGTATGGCAACGGGGTGAACTTCAGCGTCTTTTCGAGGAACGCCGACGCGGTGGAACTGCTCCTCTTCGATCACGTCGATGACGCGATACCGGCGCGCGTGATCAGGCTCGACCGCGGGGAGGACCGCACCTATCACTACTGGCATGTCTTCGTTCCCGGTCTCAGGCCGGGACAGATCTACGGGTGGCGGGTCCACGGTCCCTTCGCGCCCGAGAAAGGCCAGAGGTTCGATGCCGCCAAGGTCCTTCTCGACCCCTATGGAAAGGCGGTGGCCGTCCCTCACGGATACAGCCGCATGGCGGCGTCGCAGCCAGGCGACAACACGGCGACGGCCATGAAGAGCGTGGTGGCCGACCTCGATGACTACGACTGGGAGGGGGACGGGCTCCTGACGCGCCCCTTCGCGACGACGGTGATCTACGAGGCGCACGTCGCGGGTCTCACGAAGAACCCCAATTCCGGGGTTACGCCGGAGAAACGCGGCACCTACGCGGGGCTGATAGAGAAGATCCCCTATCTCGTGGACCTCGGCATCACGGCTATCGAGCTCATGCCCGTCTTCCAGTTTGATGAGCAGGACGCTCCCCCCGGCAGGACGAACTACTGGGGGTATGCCCCCGTGTCCTTCTTCGCTCCCCACAGCCGGTACAGCTCCCGGAAGGACCACCTCGGCCCCCTGGGCGAATTCCGCGACATGGTGAAGGCCCTCCACAGGGCCGGTATCGAGGTCATTCTCGATGTTGTCTACAATCACACGACCGAAGGGGACCACACGGGCCCGACCGTCTCTTTCCGGGGTTTCGGGAACGATATCTACTACGTCCTCGACAACGACAGGGCGCGCTTCGCGAACTACACGGGGACGGGCAACACACTGAACGCCAATCAGCCCATCGTCCGCAGGATGATCATCGACAGCCTCCATTTCTGGGTGGAGAAGATGCACGTGGACGGCTTCCGCTTCGATCTGGCATCCATCCTTTCCCGTGACGAATCGGGCAGGCCGATGGAGAACCCGCCCGTGCTGTGGGACATCGAGTCCGATCCCGTCCTCGCAGGGGTCAAGCTCATCGCCGAGGCGTGGGACGCGGCGGGTTTGTACCAGGTGGGCCGCTTTGTCGGGGACAACTGGAAGGAATGGAACGGCAAGTTCCGGGACGACGTGCGGGCCTTCATGAGGGGCGAGGACGGGACCGTCACGAGGCTCGCCCAGCGCCTGATGGGAAGCCCGGATATTTACGGCGCGCGGGAGCGCGAGCCTGAACAGAGCGTCAACTTCGTGACCTGTCACGACGGGTTCACCTTGAACGACCTCGTTTCCTATAACCGCAAGCACAACGAGGTGAACGGAGAGGACAACAAGGACGGTACGGACTACAACCTGAGCTGGAACTGCGGCGTCGAGGGCCCCACCGACGACCCTGCCATCGAGGCGCTTCGCAACCGCCAGGTAAGGAATTTTATGACCATCACCCTGACCTCGGTGGGCACACCGATGCTCTCCATGGGCGACGAGGTGCGGCTCACCCGGTACGGGAACAACAACGCCTACTGCCAGGACAACGAGACGAACTGGTTCGACTGGTCGATGCTTGCCCGCCACGGGGACATGCACCGCTTCACGAAGAGCCTCATAGGGCTCCGGCTCTCCCGGAGGTACCAAAAGGGCGAGCGGTCGATGACCCTCAACGAGATGCTTCACCACGCCCGCATGTCCTGGCACGGGGTGAGGCTCGGTGAGCCCGACTGGGCCGACCATTCGCACAGTCTTGCGGTGGCCCTCGAGGTCGAGGAGGGCCTCGTGTTCCACGTGATGCTCAGCAGTTACTGGGAGCCCCTCGAGTTCGAACTGCCGCCCGCGGGGGAGGCCCGGGGCCCCTGGCACCGGCTGATCGACACATCCCTCGAATCCCCTGACGACTTCTGCCCCTGGGACCGGGCGCCCCTGATAGCGGGGGAAACATACCGGCTTCAACCTTATTCCGTGGCGATCCTGTTCGCTTATGGGAAAGAAGAGGGGTGA